The following are encoded together in the Proteiniphilum saccharofermentans genome:
- a CDS encoding S9 family peptidase — translation MKKILCKVILTIIIVMTSVVTVSAQHFTLENLLGNEFLPRGIRPMVSSEDGMYYYQADPQQTAVIKYAYATGEAVDTLFNTRTARNCTFDSFQGFLVSPDENRVLVYRDREQVYRHSFRANYYYHDVRRNMVRKLSEHPSKQMIPTFSPDGKMVAYVIENNIWLTKFDFDTESQVTKDGEWNKVINGATDWVYEEEFGITRLMEFSPDNNLLAFVRTDESAVKEFSFQTFNKQLYPDFYRFKYPKAGESNSTVECRVFDIAARTTRTLDVPLEENGYIARIKFTHDPDQLAVMTLNRDQNRFDMYFTSPRSTVSKLVLREENKYYIDSEWLNSIHFLKDRFIYVSEKDGYSHIYIYGLSGTLQKQLTTGNYDVTALLAVDGQTETVFYEAADESPIRRNIYKVNINKGQPQKLSQQGGYNSASFSGQGKYFVNRWSDAETPTVITLHDANGKQLRILEDNQSVRAKVAAAQFPKREYVTVTAADGITRLNGWILKPYNFDPTRKYPVVMIQYSGPNSQQVLDRYSADWYYALLNEGIIVACVDGRGTGARGEEFRKGTYMNLGIKESDDQIAAARYLASLPYIDAKGIGIWGWSYGGYTVLMSMSRGNGTFKAGVAIAPVTDYRFYDTIYTERFMRTPQQNKQGYDNGSPIALAGRLEGNLLLVHGTADDNVHFQNSVEYSRALIEAGKHFDMFFFPDKDHSIRGENTRKYLYEKVIGYFKQNLK, via the coding sequence ATGAAAAAAATTCTTTGTAAGGTTATACTAACAATAATTATTGTGATGACAAGTGTTGTGACGGTATCTGCGCAGCACTTTACATTGGAAAACCTGTTGGGAAATGAATTCCTTCCCCGTGGTATAAGGCCGATGGTATCGTCGGAAGATGGAATGTATTATTACCAGGCTGACCCACAGCAGACGGCAGTGATCAAATATGCATATGCCACCGGTGAAGCGGTGGATACCCTGTTTAACACACGTACGGCTCGAAACTGCACCTTCGACAGTTTTCAGGGATTTTTGGTAAGTCCCGATGAGAACCGGGTACTGGTATACCGCGACAGGGAACAGGTCTATCGCCACTCCTTCCGTGCCAATTACTATTATCATGACGTACGTCGCAACATGGTGAGGAAGCTCTCGGAACATCCCTCGAAACAGATGATCCCTACTTTTTCTCCTGATGGAAAAATGGTTGCCTACGTGATAGAAAATAATATATGGCTGACAAAGTTCGACTTTGATACCGAATCGCAAGTGACAAAAGATGGTGAATGGAACAAAGTAATCAACGGGGCGACCGATTGGGTATATGAGGAAGAGTTCGGGATAACCCGGCTGATGGAGTTTTCGCCTGATAACAATCTGTTGGCTTTTGTGCGCACCGACGAGTCAGCTGTGAAAGAATTTTCTTTCCAGACTTTTAATAAGCAGTTGTATCCCGATTTTTATCGGTTTAAATATCCCAAGGCGGGGGAGAGTAATTCCACTGTGGAATGCCGTGTGTTCGATATTGCGGCACGTACCACACGCACTTTGGATGTGCCGCTGGAGGAAAATGGTTATATAGCACGTATCAAGTTCACACACGATCCCGATCAATTGGCGGTGATGACACTGAACAGGGACCAGAACCGGTTCGACATGTATTTTACAAGCCCCCGTTCCACGGTTTCAAAATTGGTGTTGAGGGAAGAGAATAAATATTATATCGATTCTGAATGGCTCAATTCGATCCATTTCTTAAAAGACCGTTTTATTTACGTATCAGAAAAAGATGGTTATAGCCATATTTATATTTACGGTCTTTCAGGTACGCTGCAAAAACAACTTACTACCGGTAACTACGACGTGACAGCGCTTTTGGCCGTGGACGGGCAAACGGAAACGGTCTTCTATGAAGCTGCCGATGAGTCGCCCATAAGGCGCAATATATATAAGGTGAACATTAACAAGGGGCAACCCCAAAAATTGTCGCAGCAGGGGGGATATAACAGCGCCTCTTTCAGCGGACAGGGCAAGTATTTTGTAAATCGCTGGTCAGACGCTGAAACCCCCACTGTGATTACCTTGCACGATGCAAATGGAAAGCAATTGCGCATTCTGGAAGATAACCAGTCAGTCCGGGCCAAAGTGGCGGCCGCTCAGTTTCCCAAAAGAGAATATGTTACTGTGACGGCTGCCGATGGTATAACACGTCTGAACGGATGGATATTGAAACCCTATAATTTTGATCCTACCCGAAAATATCCTGTGGTGATGATCCAGTACAGCGGCCCCAATTCGCAACAAGTCTTAGACCGGTATAGTGCCGATTGGTATTATGCATTGCTGAATGAAGGCATTATAGTGGCTTGCGTAGATGGTAGGGGAACAGGCGCACGGGGTGAAGAGTTTCGTAAGGGTACCTATATGAATTTGGGGATTAAAGAGTCGGACGACCAGATTGCCGCTGCGCGTTACCTTGCCTCATTGCCTTATATCGATGCAAAGGGTATTGGTATTTGGGGATGGAGCTACGGGGGATACACCGTGCTGATGAGTATGAGTCGTGGAAACGGAACCTTTAAAGCGGGAGTGGCCATAGCGCCGGTAACCGACTATCGTTTCTATGATACTATCTACACCGAGCGATTTATGCGTACGCCGCAGCAGAATAAACAAGGATACGATAATGGATCGCCTATTGCACTTGCAGGCCGGTTGGAAGGTAATCTCTTGCTGGTACACGGTACGGCTGATGATAACGTCCATTTTCAGAACTCTGTGGAATATTCGCGTGCATTGATTGAGGCCGGTAAACATTTCGACATGTTTTTCTTTCCGGATAAAGATCATTCTATCAGAGGCGAAAATACAAGGAAATACCTTTATGAAAAGGTGATCGGTTATTTCAAACAGAATTTGAAGTAA
- a CDS encoding NUDIX hydrolase: MQRVLRNPALGLMSMFIFSILILYVDSRIATGIALALSVTGYIAVKKYSRLIYDISIITFAVALLFSFTVFPKLPPFNRFAIVEIIFVISLIIMRLSRGKIITRVAKGRNIMLKNYLKESLRVSFQTQYGLSIHLLLVLAFYLFDAAELRFVSSAAMVVLCQIIMLVIMIMETARLYILDKKLFQEEWLPVVTEKGDVTGKVAKSITKNLKNKFMHPVVRLALIYKGRIYLQARDQDRLLNPGKLDYPFEKYMQFNDKVDETLRNSIRKECGGNDIPLRFLLKYTFENEITKRLVFLYVSVIEDEAVFNSLHLQGGKLWTASQIEDNMGTEIFSECFELEYEYLKNTVLLAHQFLNNSK; encoded by the coding sequence ATGCAAAGAGTATTAAGGAATCCGGCATTAGGACTTATGTCGATGTTTATTTTTTCAATTCTGATATTGTATGTGGATTCCCGCATCGCTACCGGAATTGCATTGGCATTGTCTGTAACGGGATATATTGCAGTAAAAAAGTATAGCCGCCTTATCTATGATATTTCCATTATTACATTTGCAGTTGCATTATTATTCTCTTTTACCGTCTTCCCGAAATTGCCTCCCTTTAACCGGTTCGCCATTGTGGAGATCATTTTTGTGATATCCCTTATCATTATGCGCCTTTCGAGAGGGAAGATTATTACCCGGGTGGCAAAGGGGCGTAACATAATGTTGAAGAATTATCTGAAAGAGTCACTGAGAGTATCCTTTCAGACGCAATACGGATTATCGATCCATCTTCTTCTTGTATTGGCTTTTTACCTCTTCGATGCTGCAGAGCTGCGCTTTGTGAGTAGTGCAGCCATGGTGGTATTGTGTCAGATTATCATGCTGGTGATCATGATTATGGAAACAGCCCGGTTATACATCCTTGATAAGAAATTGTTTCAGGAAGAGTGGTTGCCCGTGGTGACGGAAAAGGGAGATGTGACGGGGAAAGTGGCGAAGTCGATCACCAAAAACCTGAAGAATAAGTTCATGCATCCGGTGGTTCGCCTGGCGTTGATCTACAAAGGAAGAATTTACCTGCAGGCGCGGGATCAGGACCGACTGTTGAATCCCGGAAAGCTGGATTATCCGTTTGAGAAATATATGCAATTCAACGACAAAGTGGATGAAACTTTGCGGAATAGTATCAGAAAAGAATGCGGGGGTAACGATATTCCTCTGCGTTTTTTGTTGAAATATACATTTGAAAATGAAATAACCAAACGCCTGGTATTTCTCTATGTGTCCGTTATTGAAGATGAAGCGGTTTTCAACAGCCTGCATTTGCAAGGAGGAAAATTATGGACAGCTTCACAGATTGAAGATAATATGGGAACCGAAATTTTCTCCGAGTGCTTCGAATTGGAATATGAATACCTGAAAAACACGGTCTTGCTGGCACACCAATTCCTGAATAATAGCAAATAG
- a CDS encoding RNA polymerase sigma factor, whose translation MNIDSFHTVILPLKDKLFRLAYGIVREQAEAEDILQDVLLKLWSKRDEWNYIENLEAYCFRVTKNTALDRLASMAVRKTGVIDPEKENLFFVDNRSPHTEMERKEQRSAIDQSIGMLSENQRLVFTLREIEGMSYREIAEALAISEDLVKISLHRARQKMKEILSVYHKDE comes from the coding sequence ATGAACATTGATTCTTTCCATACCGTCATCCTCCCCCTGAAAGACAAACTCTTCAGGCTAGCATACGGCATTGTAAGAGAACAGGCTGAGGCTGAGGATATCCTGCAGGATGTGCTCCTGAAACTCTGGAGTAAGAGGGATGAATGGAATTATATAGAGAATCTCGAAGCTTACTGTTTCAGGGTTACCAAGAATACGGCACTGGATAGGTTGGCTTCCATGGCTGTCCGAAAAACCGGAGTGATCGATCCCGAAAAAGAGAATCTCTTTTTTGTTGACAATCGTTCTCCGCATACAGAAATGGAGAGAAAGGAACAACGCTCGGCCATTGACCAGAGCATTGGAATGCTTTCGGAAAATCAACGGTTGGTTTTCACTCTTAGGGAGATCGAAGGGATGAGTTACCGGGAGATAGCTGAAGCGCTTGCTATCAGTGAAGATCTGGTGAAAATAAGCCTTCACAGGGCAAGACAAAAAATGAAAGAAATATTATCGGTATATCATAAAGATGAATAG
- a CDS encoding DUF4252 domain-containing protein, whose amino-acid sequence MRIILGIMFSFLLPGALFADNFVSVFMERCAEDERPLSNINIGRTMLDKMAANTDDEELKNTFKELNSIRMINSDNVEDSKYYFKKANELIKESFYDYDEAVSVSEMGSKISVWVKRQGEERQDLILIALDNDGKLSIITVSGKIDFNSISKLSGSLRNGQQFP is encoded by the coding sequence ATGAGAATAATATTAGGAATAATGTTTTCCTTCCTTCTTCCGGGAGCCCTCTTCGCCGATAATTTTGTGTCGGTATTTATGGAAAGATGTGCTGAAGACGAGAGGCCGCTAAGCAATATAAACATCGGTAGGACAATGCTTGATAAGATGGCTGCTAATACCGATGATGAGGAATTGAAGAATACATTCAAAGAGTTGAATAGCATTCGTATGATAAACTCCGACAATGTAGAGGACTCTAAATATTATTTTAAAAAAGCAAATGAACTGATCAAGGAGTCATTCTATGATTATGACGAGGCCGTCTCTGTAAGCGAAATGGGATCTAAGATCTCTGTTTGGGTAAAGAGGCAGGGAGAGGAAAGGCAGGATCTTATACTCATCGCCCTCGATAATGACGGGAAATTATCCATCATTACTGTTTCGGGAAAGATCGATTTCAATTCCATATCCAAATTGTCGGGATCACTACGGAACGGGCAACAATTTCCCTGA
- the rpsL gene encoding 30S ribosomal protein S12: MPTIQQLVRKGRTTLTEKSKSPALDSCPQRRGVCVRVYTTTPKKPNSAMRKVARVRLTNSKEVNAYIPGEGHNLQEHSIVLVRGGRVKDLPGVRYHIVRGTLDTAGVNGRTQRRSKYGAKRPKPGAKPAVAGKKK; encoded by the coding sequence ATGCCTACAATTCAACAATTAGTAAGAAAAGGACGTACCACACTTACGGAGAAAAGCAAATCGCCTGCTCTGGACTCTTGTCCGCAGCGTCGTGGTGTTTGTGTGAGAGTGTATACCACTACTCCGAAAAAACCAAACTCGGCAATGAGAAAGGTGGCTCGTGTACGTTTGACCAACTCGAAGGAAGTGAATGCATACATCCCGGGAGAAGGACACAACCTGCAAGAGCACTCTATCGTGCTGGTGCGTGGAGGACGTGTGAAAGACCTTCCAGGTGTGCGTTATCACATTGTGCGTGGTACTTTGGATACTGCCGGCGTAAACGGTCGTACCCAAAGAAGATCGAAGTACGGGGCTAAACGGCCTAAACCGGGCGCTAAACCGGCTGTAGCAGGTAAGAAAAAATAA
- the rpsG gene encoding 30S ribosomal protein S7, protein MRKTKPKKRQVLPDPVYGDIRVTKFVNHLMYDGKKSISYDIFYSALDTVKAKLPNEEKSALEIWKAALDNITPQVEVKSRRVGGATFQVPTEIRPDRKESVSMKNLILYARKRGGKTMADKLAAEIVDAYNNQGGAYKRKEDMHRMAEANRAFAHFRF, encoded by the coding sequence ATGAGAAAAACTAAACCTAAAAAAAGACAGGTTCTTCCTGATCCTGTTTATGGTGATATAAGGGTGACAAAGTTTGTTAACCACCTTATGTATGACGGTAAGAAAAGTATCTCCTATGATATTTTCTATTCCGCATTGGATACAGTAAAGGCTAAATTGCCTAACGAAGAAAAATCGGCTCTCGAGATTTGGAAAGCCGCGCTCGATAATATAACCCCCCAAGTGGAAGTAAAGTCTCGCCGTGTGGGCGGAGCTACATTCCAGGTTCCTACTGAAATCAGGCCGGATAGAAAAGAATCCGTTTCAATGAAAAACCTCATTCTTTATGCTCGCAAAAGAGGGGGGAAGACGATGGCTGATAAGTTAGCTGCCGAAATTGTAGATGCTTACAACAACCAGGGTGGTGCTTACAAACGTAAAGAAGATATGCACAGAATGGCAGAGGCGAACCGTGCTTTTGCCCATTTCAGATTTTAA
- the fusA gene encoding elongation factor G, with the protein MAKGSKEALQFTRNIGIMAHIDAGKTTTSERILFYTGLTHKIGEVHDGAATMDWMEQEQERGITITSAATTTSWKYDDKTYKINLIDTPGHVDFTVEVERSLRVLDGAVAAFCAVGGVEPQSETVWRQADKYKVPRVGYVNKMDRSGANFFDVVRQVKEMLGATACPIQIPIGAEETFKGVVDLVTMKALYWHDETMGADYDVVDIPADLLDEANEWREKMLETIAECDDQLMEKYFDDPSTITEDEIRAAIRKGTLAMQINPMICGSSFKNKGVQTLLDAVCAYLPSPIDTEAIAGTDPRDPDKELVRHPDPSEPMCALAFKIATDPYVGRLCFFRVYSGELDAGSYVYNTRSGKKERISRLFQMHSNKQNPKDFIGTGDIGAGVGFKDIRTGDTLCDENHPIILEAIDFPDPVIGIAVEPKTQKDLDKLSTGLAKLAEEDPTFTVKTDEDTGQTVISGMGELHLEIIIDRLKREFKVEANQGRPQVSYKEAITKPVELRETYKKQTGGRGKYADMIVRVEPADKDFEGELQFVDEVKGGNIPKEYIPSIQKGFQRAMKNGVLAGYALDKLKVTVIDGSYHPVDSDQLSFEICAIQAFKSAAEKAGPVLLEPIMKVEVVTPEESMGDVISDLNKRRGQVEGMESNRSGARVVKAKTPLSEMFGYVTSLRTITSGRATSTMSFSHFEEVSSSIARQVLTEVKGRVDLIK; encoded by the coding sequence ATGGCTAAGGGTTCAAAAGAAGCATTACAATTCACTCGTAACATTGGTATCATGGCTCATATCGATGCCGGCAAGACTACCACCTCCGAGCGTATCCTGTTTTATACGGGATTGACGCATAAGATCGGGGAGGTACATGACGGCGCTGCGACCATGGACTGGATGGAACAGGAGCAGGAGCGTGGTATCACCATTACTTCCGCTGCTACCACCACGAGCTGGAAATATGATGACAAAACATATAAAATCAATCTGATTGACACCCCGGGACACGTTGACTTCACCGTAGAGGTAGAACGGTCGTTACGTGTACTCGACGGAGCGGTTGCTGCGTTTTGCGCCGTAGGCGGCGTGGAGCCGCAGTCGGAGACCGTATGGCGTCAGGCAGACAAATATAAGGTGCCCCGTGTAGGTTACGTCAACAAGATGGACCGTTCGGGCGCTAATTTCTTTGACGTGGTACGTCAGGTAAAAGAGATGTTGGGCGCTACGGCATGTCCCATCCAGATACCTATTGGAGCGGAAGAGACTTTCAAGGGAGTGGTTGACCTGGTCACCATGAAAGCGCTCTACTGGCACGATGAAACTATGGGAGCCGACTACGATGTAGTGGATATTCCCGCCGATTTGCTGGATGAAGCCAACGAATGGCGCGAGAAGATGCTTGAAACCATTGCAGAGTGCGATGACCAGTTGATGGAGAAATACTTCGACGATCCTTCCACTATTACAGAAGATGAGATCAGGGCAGCCATCCGTAAAGGTACGCTGGCAATGCAGATCAATCCTATGATTTGCGGATCATCTTTTAAAAACAAAGGGGTACAGACACTGCTTGACGCAGTATGTGCTTACCTGCCCAGCCCGATCGATACAGAGGCTATTGCCGGTACCGATCCGAGAGATCCGGACAAAGAACTGGTACGCCATCCCGACCCGTCGGAACCGATGTGTGCTTTGGCATTCAAGATTGCCACAGACCCCTATGTGGGTCGTCTCTGCTTCTTCCGTGTCTATTCGGGAGAACTCGATGCCGGTTCATATGTGTACAACACCCGTTCCGGCAAGAAAGAGCGTATCTCACGTCTCTTCCAGATGCATTCCAACAAACAGAATCCTAAAGATTTTATCGGAACCGGAGATATCGGTGCCGGTGTAGGTTTTAAAGATATCCGTACGGGAGATACCCTTTGCGACGAAAATCATCCCATTATCCTGGAAGCGATCGATTTCCCGGATCCGGTGATCGGCATCGCGGTAGAACCCAAAACGCAGAAGGATTTGGACAAACTTTCCACCGGGCTGGCTAAGCTGGCGGAAGAAGATCCTACCTTTACTGTGAAAACTGATGAAGATACGGGACAGACTGTGATCTCAGGTATGGGTGAGCTTCACCTTGAGATCATTATCGACCGTTTGAAACGGGAGTTCAAGGTAGAAGCCAACCAGGGTCGTCCGCAGGTATCTTACAAGGAAGCTATCACCAAACCCGTTGAATTACGTGAGACCTATAAGAAACAGACTGGTGGTCGTGGTAAGTATGCCGATATGATCGTGCGTGTTGAACCGGCCGACAAGGATTTCGAAGGCGAATTGCAGTTTGTAGATGAAGTGAAGGGTGGTAACATTCCAAAAGAATATATCCCCTCTATCCAGAAAGGATTCCAGCGTGCAATGAAAAACGGCGTACTTGCCGGTTACGCGTTGGATAAACTGAAAGTGACAGTAATCGACGGTTCATATCACCCGGTAGACTCCGACCAGCTCTCGTTTGAGATCTGTGCTATACAGGCTTTCAAATCTGCAGCTGAAAAAGCAGGTCCGGTATTGCTTGAACCGATTATGAAGGTAGAGGTGGTGACCCCCGAAGAAAGCATGGGTGATGTGATTTCCGACCTGAACAAGCGTCGCGGACAAGTGGAAGGGATGGAATCGAACCGTTCCGGGGCACGTGTGGTGAAAGCCAAAACGCCGCTGTCTGAAATGTTCGGTTACGTAACCTCTTTGCGTACCATCACCTCGGGACGCGCCACATCCACTATGTCGTTCTCGCACTTTGAAGAGGTTTCTTCTTCCATTGCAAGACAGGTATTGACGGAAGTGAAAGGCCGTGTAGATTTGATCAAGTAA
- the rpsJ gene encoding 30S ribosomal protein S10, producing the protein MSQKIRIKLKSYDYSLVDKSAEKIVKTVKATGAVVSGPIPLPTHKRIFTVNRSTFVNKKSREQFELASFKRLIDIYSSTAKTVDALMKLELPSGVEVEIKV; encoded by the coding sequence ATGAGCCAAAAAATCAGAATTAAACTGAAGTCTTACGATTACAGCCTGGTGGACAAGTCTGCCGAGAAGATCGTAAAAACCGTAAAAGCTACGGGTGCAGTGGTAAGTGGTCCAATTCCGTTGCCGACGCACAAACGTATTTTTACCGTGAACCGCTCCACGTTCGTCAACAAGAAATCGCGCGAGCAGTTCGAACTGGCCTCTTTCAAGAGACTCATCGATATTTACAGCTCTACGGCCAAAACCGTAGACGCCCTGATGAAGCTTGAATTGCCCAGTGGTGTGGAAGTAGAAATCAAAGTATGA
- the rplC gene encoding 50S ribosomal protein L3 produces the protein MPGLLGRKIGMTSVFSAEGKNIPCTVIEAGPCVVTQVKTVEKDGYDAIQLGFEDKKDKHTPNAEKGHFKKAGVSPKRHLAEFKGFGNEYKAGSEIKVDLFNDTVYVDVIGKSKGKGFQGVVKRHGFGGVGQSTHGQHNRLRAPGSIGACSYPAKVFKGTRMAGQMGNERVTVQNLQVIKVIPEHNLLLIKGSIPGSKGSIVAIEK, from the coding sequence ATGCCAGGATTATTAGGAAGAAAAATCGGAATGACATCCGTTTTCAGTGCCGAGGGGAAAAATATCCCATGCACTGTTATCGAAGCAGGTCCTTGCGTGGTGACTCAGGTGAAGACCGTTGAAAAAGACGGTTACGATGCTATTCAGCTCGGGTTTGAAGACAAGAAAGACAAGCATACCCCCAACGCTGAGAAAGGGCATTTTAAGAAAGCCGGAGTTAGCCCCAAGAGACACTTGGCCGAGTTCAAAGGTTTTGGAAACGAGTACAAAGCCGGATCCGAGATCAAAGTAGATCTTTTCAATGATACCGTCTATGTAGACGTGATCGGGAAATCGAAAGGAAAAGGATTCCAGGGTGTGGTAAAACGCCATGGATTTGGCGGTGTCGGCCAGTCGACACATGGTCAGCACAACAGGTTGCGTGCTCCCGGGTCAATCGGGGCATGTTCCTATCCCGCGAAAGTATTCAAGGGAACCCGTATGGCCGGACAGATGGGTAACGAGCGGGTAACCGTTCAGAACCTGCAGGTGATCAAAGTAATTCCCGAACACAATCTTTTGCTTATAAAAGGTTCTATTCCGGGAAGTAAAGGTTCAATCGTAGCAATAGAGAAATAA
- the rplD gene encoding 50S ribosomal protein L4 produces the protein MELSVYNIKGEVTDKKVTLDDSIFGIEPNDHVIWLDVKQYMANRRQGTHKSKERSEIAGSTRKLIRQKGSGGARRGDIKSPVLVGGGRVFGPKPRDYSFKVNKKVKALARKSALSLKAKNNAIVVVEDFTFDTPKTKQFVELTKNLQLADKKLLFILPNQNKNVYLSARNLGGINVVTASDINTYKIMDCASLVMMESSVAVIDNLFKA, from the coding sequence ATGGAATTAAGCGTATATAATATCAAAGGAGAGGTAACAGACAAGAAGGTGACACTCGACGATTCCATTTTCGGGATTGAACCCAATGACCATGTTATCTGGTTGGATGTAAAGCAATATATGGCCAACCGGCGTCAAGGTACGCACAAATCGAAAGAGAGAAGTGAAATTGCAGGAAGTACGCGCAAGCTGATCCGTCAGAAAGGTAGCGGTGGTGCCCGTCGCGGTGATATCAAATCGCCCGTGCTGGTAGGTGGAGGCCGTGTATTTGGCCCCAAACCGCGTGATTACAGCTTCAAGGTAAATAAAAAGGTGAAAGCATTGGCACGTAAATCGGCCCTCTCACTGAAGGCGAAAAACAACGCCATCGTAGTGGTGGAAGATTTCACTTTTGATACCCCTAAGACCAAGCAGTTCGTGGAGTTGACAAAGAATCTGCAACTCGCTGATAAAAAGCTACTTTTCATTTTGCCGAATCAAAATAAAAACGTATATTTGTCGGCCCGAAATTTGGGCGGTATCAATGTGGTAACAGCTTCTGACATAAATACATACAAAATTATGGATTGCGCCAGTCTGGTGATGATGGAATCATCGGTAGCTGTAATTGATAACCTGTTTAAAGCATAA
- the rplW gene encoding 50S ribosomal protein L23 has product MSVIVKPIFTEKQTALTDKFENRYGFIVEPSANKVEIKNAVEALYNVHVESVNTMKYDGKLRSRYTKSGVVQGRTSSYKKAIVTLKKGETIDLFSNI; this is encoded by the coding sequence ATGAGTGTAATAGTAAAACCCATATTCACAGAGAAACAAACCGCATTAACGGATAAATTCGAGAACCGTTACGGTTTTATTGTGGAGCCTTCTGCTAATAAGGTTGAAATTAAAAATGCCGTTGAAGCGCTTTATAACGTACATGTGGAAAGCGTGAATACGATGAAGTATGATGGTAAGCTGAGAAGCCGGTATACAAAATCGGGCGTTGTGCAGGGACGTACCTCTTCATACAAGAAAGCAATCGTCACCTTGAAGAAAGGTGAAACAATCGATTTATTCAGCAATATCTAA